In the genome of Macrobrachium rosenbergii isolate ZJJX-2024 chromosome 44, ASM4041242v1, whole genome shotgun sequence, the window tgaggattaacccaacaatgtcctcctgacaagttcatattgttggtttgattaatgatagcagattccagcatctttcttttgtatggacagctacttttgaaaaccagctccgccccactccaatttatggaatggcctttatctgtgatatgtaggaaaatccccgaactctctgaagcataccgtactgatctttcgtgctctattaatctttgcgagagggatctaCCGGTCTCcaccacgtaaatctcattacaattgctgtatggaatcttgtaaactccagcttcttccccttttttttttatttaagtataccttaatgagcgagctcccgatggatttgggataatggaaaataaaaggattgttagacctgagttgttctgtggcttatTGAATGTTTCGTCGTACGGgagctttattttgttattaaaatctatttgtcagttgtgagtgggacctctgtagtatattttattcattttgttaatagccctctcgataatgtgttgtggatagagcagttgcgttaggtgttggcggatcgtgttgaattctttatctacagtaggtacccatttgaacatattctaagtcccctgagaaataagttgcaccctaccatgatctttacggagacatcgtggtagcttaagaaatgaatataggaaacagcgaaagtgggtttcctatatactgtgaaagcatatctgttctgttctcttatgatcagcacatctaggaacggcaattttccgtccttttcccattctgttttgaattttatggtcggaactagcgaatttagcccattaaaaaattcattaaagtctcctcAGCTATTGTCcaagaaagtaaaatatcatctgcgtatctaagccagatcatattacggggtttgatagacggcAAAATTTCTacttcgaaatattccatgtacaagtttgctagaaggggtgacaggggactgcccatgctacagccaaatttttgtttgtaaaaattaccattgaaagaaaatacgttgttagagttttatctatgccaagaggaaaatggtcttcatattgtcgtgtatgtgtatacatatatatatatgtatatacagaaatatatgcatatattgtaaaCACATTAACAGGATAAGGATTACTTACAGGAAAAATAAGTCATATTAACTCAACAGtatttatggcttagaaattacaatattctttacCAAAAACATTGTGTTAGTTCACAAAGTGTGAGCACCATATATAGATTAAATAAGTTCAGCGTGCAGTATCTGTAAGCCGGACTGACGTGTAGTTATCATTTTAGTTGGGAACAATTTCTTATTATTGGATGTAACAACAATCAGCTTACATACGTGGATTAGAGAACTTGTGCTTAATGTATTGTAAAGGTCCCACTGTAGTACCATAGAGATTCCCCCCGTAGTACCATAGAGATTCCTCCCGTAGTACCATAGAGATTCATCCAGTAGTACCATAGAGATTCATCCAGTAGTACCATAGAGATTCTTCTATTATTACCACAGAGATTCATCCAGTAGTGCCATAGAGATTCCTCCAGTAGTACCATAGAGACAATTGCGACGTCAAAATATCGTCAGTAGTAGGAACTTGACTTCACCGAAAAGTAGAAGATGCGAATGTTTTTGGAATCTGCGATCTACGGTATGTATTATTCAGCAGATGTTAATCAGTTGGCACCATAGGCCACTTTGCGACAGATACGATGCTGCGTATCGGCTGTGTAACAGCATTTCTGGCCGTGCCCACAGTTGCGGTCGCTTTTGCACAATATTCTCTCTGGTTTGGAGCATAGCACATTGATTTCGTCTTCTAGGAAGTTTGTTTTTGGGCAGGTTCCTCGTCGACTTCCTGCAGAAGAGTGAAGAAGAGTTATTGTTAGTGAATGAAGAACTTCGACCTAGATAGGAAGGTCACAAAGCAATGTATTTTCTATAAACCTGACCTAGTCCGTGCTAATATCAACATGCTAAGTCTACGAGCAACTTAAGAAGTTATAGAGGAATCTGTTTTGAAATGCAAAGTGTTTTAGTAAATTCTGACTTGCTGCTGCGCAGTGAGGTATTAAGGTAGTATCTAGAGACAGTTTTAATAGGATGGTCTACAATCCAGCGATTAAAATTCTTGAATCACCTGTAAGATTCTGTAGTTTTTGACAGCTCATGAAATCTAAGAATTTGGATTTGATATTTCTATAAGAGTTACAGGAATGATTATCGGTCCAGTAAATGCTTCCTTGGGAATAATGATTCACcaacttttctatttttattgacGCTGCTTTTACTTAAATGAGGACAGACTTAACAGTGACTCATACTTTACCCTGACTCACCAACATAGTCGTTACGACGTTAGAGGACAGGAATCAAAATCATTCAATGACTTAATCTATCAATGACTTAATCAGTCAGTGACTTACCTGGACCTTGATCCTCGTCGCAGCAGAAGTACTGTCCAGGTTGCCCAGGTTTGTCGCAGAAGTTGCGGCACCCGGGAATCTCTTCGTGGTCTCGGGGGATGCAAGGAGGACAGGGGGGGACAAAGCAGTTGATGACACTGACCCAAGGGTCAATATCTAACCCAGTGGCAGAGACGCCATTTGCAAGGAAGGCGGAGGACACCGCCAAAACCAACGGAAGGATGGTAACGATGGCCATTCTGTACTGTCAAGGAAAATAAAGTGACATGAAATCTACTGGTAACGTTCGTTGCATCTATGTTAATACAACTGAATTCTCGACTTCTTGGTTCcatagtttttttatgtatttttgtccaGTGAAAATTTATGATCTGAACTTTGGAATGGAATTAAAAAGCTATTTCTTCTCGCAAAGAATCAAGTCTCGGTCTAGTACTGAACACTATAAATAGCGCTACCTCGTAGGATACAGGTACGAATCTTGACGTGGAGGGAgagttttttattctttcccaAATTCGGATTTAAGATTTTCCGTAGAAAACGTATCCAAACAGATAAGGGAACACAAAAGTTGGGAATTTATTGTATGGTGACTGATTTACTTTATAGTCTGTGGAGATAATAGTGTTTAAATATGGCTAAGACAAATTGCATAATGTGTTAAATCTACATAATCATGTTAGTCATTCAGCAATTTGTAAAATGATAATACTTCAAAACATGTTATAAAATAATTCAGATTCTTGAAATGAAGCAATCATCTacgtattaataatttttttttcttaaaatgtccATAATCTatatcaaaatactttttttaaagtaTGGATTGTCAAATGGAAATATGCTGTACTCCGCGATCAAAGAGTCACCGTTCCCTTGATGACATTTACAGGCACGAACAAAGTCCGTTACGATAAGCAAAATCTCTATATCATCAGGGAAAAACATTACCCGAACCTTATACATGTACTTACTTGTCTACTCCTAGGTTGCGCCGGAGAACGTAGCACGAGTTCCAACACTAAAATGATGAAGTTCGGAGAGATTATTACTTTATATGTAACTGGGTGcgtaaatgtgtgcgtgtgtagttGCCATAAACCTCTAGAGTAGGAAAGCGACAATTGCACGAATTTGGTTTCACCTGAATGCGGTGGGGGTATTGACCTTGAGAGGTGGTGGGGGTTGAGGGAGAACTTTAGGGGTGTTGGAGGAAGGGTTTCCCGACAGTGACCTAGACTTACCTTCCCATTATCGTAAGCACTCGAGCTTATCTCGCAGAAGGCAAAATTGGAAAGCACTAATGATTCTTTATCAACAGAGAAATcttaagaagattattattatcatgatgctAATCATATAAATTCAAGTATGTTAATTAGTTTAAGGGAGTGATATTTCTAAGATCGaaccataaatgaaaaattcaattgCTTCCTTCacagtttattttctctcttatttcaaaGCTGCGTAAGGTAGGGGAGACTAAGTCACCTGTCCCAGCagccatagtatatatattaaaacaaaattaaacatgccCTAGCCACGGCTCACTTAGCTTGCTCGACTACAAACCAACGCCAACCGTTTGATTTTAACTCCTTCCCCTTTTTGCCTGACATCGTCTTGCTTCTTGCCATCCGTGAAAAAGTTGAAACAACGTATTCACCACGTAATGTTTCTGCTTATTCCGAAGATTGCCGTTGTCCAGAACTTTCGATTTGCTGAACgctccaaagtttttttttttttttttgcaacatgaGAGGGGCATCACCCAATGACATTAATAACACGATCCTGGTAAATGAATATTGCCGGAAATATCTTAACAGAACACTAGAGGCAACAATTGATGATGTTGGAAACACAAAGCAGTAGCACATTAGTAAGGTTTGAAAGTCTCTGGCAGCTTACATATGTTGTGGGTTACGAGGTTGCTGAAATTGTCGCATATATGATGGCAGGCGTGGTAAAATGTACTTGCATTCAAGCAGAATGATACGCTTTTATATACTTTAATGTCAGCCCATTTGCGATTCACGGTGCCATTGTTAGAACTGCATGAGAATAGGTGAGGgaggaataaaagaagagaaacgaAGAGGTCATATGAGAGGAAATGGTTTTTAGGATTTATTCAAACGAATTAGAAGCGATTTTTTTGTTCAGTTCATGAGGAACGCAAAAAGCGAGCCATTATGACTTCCCCATATTATTGAAGGAATGGAGCTACTAAGTGTGGTGTACATGGTGGTTTTCCCAAGCACAGAAACTGAGAGGGTAGTGAAGGCTTCCAGCAAGAAGTAAGGGAGTTGAAAGAAGGAACAAATCTGTAGATtttcttaaaactaaaataaaatttgggGAAGGAATTTCCAGGTATTTGAAATAATTAAAGAGCGAGAGCTTATACCTAACAAGTCCCTTCATATGTTCGttaatatttcagtaaagaaCCCATAAGCCTAGGGAGTCTCTGTAGCACCAACATGGATGACATAAGGGCTGCTCGAGAGGTACCAGGAACGTAAACAAAACTCAGAAAACCCTGACAGGCGAGTTTGGATAAATTCACTTCTGTAGTTTAGGCCGATGTTGAGGTTTTCAACAACTTTTATTTCTAGCAGggcagggtttttttttaagaagtggtTTATTGTGTCAGTTGCACTCTACCTTGCATTtaggcattcgggtcgtttcggccgtaagcacgtttacgtgaaaaatgggcgccgtgtttagtaccagccccttggggatgtacgtaaaacatgaaataataatggtaaataccataaacataacgataaataccataaacataacgtcttacattgttttggatgttatcggcctaaagtgacttacggccgaaacgaccaggaccggtatttagtgtgtgtgtgtgtgtgtgtgtgtgtgtgcgttcttgTCTTCAGAGAGCTCAACACTATTCGTGGCTCAGTGTTACCCATCTGAATTCTTACACAATGCAGGATATTCTATGAGCCATTGGCAAAGTATTTTGCAGAATATTTTCAGTCCGGTTTCAATTGCTGAACGTACAAAAGTCGTTTGACATTGAACGAGGCATTCATTATGCATGACGCAGTTTATACGACGTAATAAATCATCGACCATTTCAGTTCAGAACGTAAGTTTAATTCTTActttgtcaattttattttcaattttattaatattggtCATTAAGGGAGACCCTCTCCATTTTGAGCTTTGCAGGCATTGTGGAACAGCATTCGTTATCACCCCTTATTTAAGCCAGCCTGTCGCCTATGGCATTTCACGGTCACCCACCCAGGTAGTGACCAGACCTAGCGATGCTTATTTTTGCTGACCAGACCACCAGCTGTATAGCTGTCATGGTTCCTTGAAAAAGACGCTATAACTGAGATTTATTGATTGTAGATTTTctgcgtcacaactaccagggtcaccgacgccgaagcTGACATCGTGAAAGTGCTATTCAACCTAAATACACCTAACAATatagaatgaagaggaaaaaatagctTTTTTACACAGGATCGTTAACCCGTCTCGTTGACAAACTTCCGTCTGTTTAGAATTCGTATCTGTCCACATACTGTAATCATCCCCACCCAGCTTTTTAGTTTTTACCATCAGTAGAGCAAGACCTAACTAAATATGGTTTAAGATCACTTAAATTCATTAGCAAGTGCAAGATCATTATGTGCATTCTTACGAATGGCGAAGTCCTTGGGTAAATCCACGCTGTGCTATAACAAGTCATTAATACACTTCAGGAACTGATAGCGGATGTATCACATCAGTCTGAAAGCCAGATAGACGACCGTAAGTAGAGAACGAACTTTTGGTGAATACTGGATAAATACAGTAAATGCACAAATCTGAGCAGTATTTGTATCTCGAAaagtatttgaatttttctttcttctttgtttgaTGGCTTAGCTGAAGCCATTTGCTTCCTATCCAGTGGAATTATATCGGAAAATGAAAGACATCAACCATGAGAAAACTGCTCTGTTTATCATTTATATCGCTGAGAAAAGGTAATGTCCCTGAAGCGGCTGTACATGCTTGAAAACTGAGGCGGGAATTTCTAAAATGAATTGCCATTTCTCTAAAGatgttcattttaaagtaataacTTTCTTTAACGAGTAACAGTTTACTTCTTTCCTAACAATTCAAGAGGTATCTGTAGCAGCCACAATGTGTAATATCGTTTGAAGATATATCTAATAGGTCTAATTCTAAAGCGtctgacgtcattaacttgccacCTCCGACCCACTCCCCATCCCCAATCAAATTATCGATTTTTACACAGAATTACGTAAAATAAACGTCACATTTTCTTACATCAATAGTTCTCGTTTTCAAAGTTTTACACTCGTGGAGGAATGATGATAATAGACATTATACGTGTAATAACCCGATGATCGAAGTTCATATAACAGATATCTCGCGCTCTAGGTCTTACTCGGTTTTTCAGAATCAGTGGATGAGACTCATTGTTAACAGCTCTGCGGCAGATGCGGTGCTGAGTATCGGCAGTGTAACAGCATTTATGACCCCGTTCGTAGTTTCCGTCATTTCTTGCATGACTGGCCGTCTGGTTTGGCGCAGAACCGATTCAATACGGATGCCTGCCATCCGGTCTTTGGGCAACTTCCGGGCCGACGTGCTGTAAGGAACAAGAAGAAGATATAGGCCGCCATTAATGATGCTCAACTTCCACTTGTTAAACACAGAACCTGCCAAATAATCAGTAAGTAATTGTTTTAGTCATAAATATTTTGCAACGAACACTTCAGACAAGTAGGACCCTGAATAACCAAAGTGACTTTCTGGAGTTTTtccctgacataaaaaaaaaatatattta includes:
- the LOC136829375 gene encoding uncharacterized protein produces the protein MAIVTILPLVLAVSSAFLANGVSATGLDIDPWVSVINCFVPPCPPCIPRDHEEIPGCRNFCDKPGQPGQYFCCDEDQGPGSRRGTCPKTNFLEDEINVLCSKPERILCKSDRNCGHGQKCCYTADTQHRICRKVAYGAN